Genomic window (Granulicella arctica):
GCGCCCTTTCAACCTACCAACTAGAAGGTTACTCAAGGAGAACACATGACCACCGCAACTCTGAACGAACAGCTACAAGTACAGTCGCTCCGTAATCTTTACTTCACTCGCACCGTGATCCAGCTCCTGTGGGCTGGTGTCGTCCTCGCGGAGGCAGTCAGCAATCCTGCGCTGGCGGCTGGCTTCCTGATCTTCTATCCTCTGTGGGATGTAGTTTGCACTGTGTATGACCTGCGAACTTCCACTCGCTACACCTCCAGCACACCCACCGCGCAATACGTGAACGTGGCGCTGGGGCTTCTCGCCGCGATCGGGATCTCGGTTACCGTCTTCAAGTCGCCACAGCAGGCGGTCGTTGCGTTTGGTGCCTGGGCCTGCGCTGCCGGGCTGGCGCAACTCGCGGCTGGTATCTCTCGCCGGAAGCAATTGGGAGGTCAGTGGGCGATGATCCTGAGCGGGCTTCAGTCCACTGCAGCAGGCGTGGCGTTCATTCTGGGCGGCCTCAGCGGGAAGACCCACATCAAGGACCTGGGTGGCTACGCGATCTTTGGCGGAGTCTACTTTCTCATTGCTGGCTTTCTGTTGCATCGAAAGCTCTCCAAGATTGGGGCGGGTGTAGCCGCCGGCGCTTGATGGCTTTCCCTGCACGCTCAAGCCGAAAACGACAGTGACAACGAAAGAAGGCCAGCCGTTTCGGGCTGGCCTTGCTGTGTTTTGAGGATTGGTGCGGAGGAGGGGACTTGAACCCCTATGCCTTGCGGCGCTAGCACCTCAAGCCAATTCTGAGTGTATCACCGTGTTTCATGGAAGTCTAAGTCGTTCATTTCTATAGGGTCAGCGGTATCACAGAGTTTCATACCGTTTCGCACAACCGTTACACTTCCGTGACATTTTCCGCCATCTTCATGCGGCGTTCCATGAACTCTTTGGCGATGCCCAGATCCTCTGTATCTACGATATTGTAGCGGCGCTCCATTGAGTCAGTCTTGTGTCCGCTGATCTTCATGCGTATCACTTGCGGCACTCCTGCTCTACGCATGTTCCGCACCGCTGACCGGCGCAAGTCGTGGAACTTGAGTTCCGGAACTCCGGCTTGCTTGCAGGCGTTATCCCACGAGCTCCGAAAATCGATAATCTTTCTTCCTTCCCGGTTGAAGACCCAGGGAGAATCCGGCCAGTTCTGATCTCGCGCACTCTTAGCGGCGAGCAGATAGTCGCGCATATCCCCTTTGAGGATCGGGACGGAACGGCCCTCACGGTTCTTTGTGGAGTTGGGTTGCTGTGCGGAAAGAGTCTTTTCCGGCTCTAGCGGAAATCCTCATACCTAAAGTCGACGCTCCTTCCATCGAGTTCGAGGGATACGCCATCGAGCTTTAGACTCCTTGGACGGTTTTCCCTAAACTCCAGCCTTCCTACTCGGGCGCTCGGCTGACTTGCGGACTTACAATTGCAGTTGAAGACCATTTCGGCTGAGTCTAAAGACACCCTCCTTGCCATAAACATCACCCGCAATCCATGAATTCCAAAAGGCCTAAATATATTTCGTTGATGTAGATTTCCCACGGAGATCAGCGGCATTGCTCATCGATACCAAAGAGAACAGATCCGCTTTCAGCAAAATGATCTCGGAGATGCGAACAGGCCAGACCCTGGCTTTCACCGGCGCGGGCGTTTCAGTCGCCGCCGGTTATCCCACATGGGCTCAGCTGATCGAAAAGCTCGCACAGAAAACCCGAGAGAGGGTCGGGGATAAGATCCGGTATGGCGAAGATGATATTCCGATTGAAGTGGTGGCTGGACTCAAATTTCTCGTGGCAGCGGAGATCTTCGCCGAAGCCCTTGGCGAACACTACCACGCGATCCTCCGTCATGAATTTGCCCCGAAGAACGATTTTATCCCGGACATCCAGACGCTGGTCGGCCTGCCATTCCGGCACTTCCTTACCAGTAATTATGATCCAACCCTGGAATCCGCTCTTTCTCAACCCGGCCAGAGCTGCCCGTATCTCTGCCTCCACGACGATAAGGTAGCGGCTCAGTTCCTTTGCGATCTGACTGATAGGCAGCAGCCGCGCCATGTGGTGCATGTGCATGGGCGATACGACGTG
Coding sequences:
- a CDS encoding DUF308 domain-containing protein, with amino-acid sequence MTTATLNEQLQVQSLRNLYFTRTVIQLLWAGVVLAEAVSNPALAAGFLIFYPLWDVVCTVYDLRTSTRYTSSTPTAQYVNVALGLLAAIGISVTVFKSPQQAVVAFGAWACAAGLAQLAAGISRRKQLGGQWAMILSGLQSTAAGVAFILGGLSGKTHIKDLGGYAIFGGVYFLIAGFLLHRKLSKIGAGVAAGA